In Topomyia yanbarensis strain Yona2022 chromosome 2, ASM3024719v1, whole genome shotgun sequence, one DNA window encodes the following:
- the LOC131683286 gene encoding uncharacterized protein LOC131683286, with product MLEKFWECEEVDLGSNYSPEEARCEDYFKQTTQRESSGRYIVSYPKDDEMVARLGESRVIAERRFLQLERRLARDTGLREQYILFMQEYETLGHMKLVSQEEGKDVARCFLPHHPVVKNESTTTKVRVVFDASAKTTSGISLNDSLCVGPVIQEDLRSIILRCRTRQVMLVADIEKMFRQVVICPQDRHLQSILWRTSPDALLSTYELSTITYGTKPAPFLATRTLVQLAKDEAVRFPLASVAIQEDFYMDDAITGTDDPDTARELRIQLQEMLNCGGFRLRKFASNCKTVLEGLAEKELSIQAADGISLDTDPMVKTLGLIWMPHTDVFRFKFQTTPLVPDDQLTKRKVLSIIATLFDPLGLIGAVITRAKIFMQLLWRLEDEKGAQLSWDSPLPTNVSDEWIRFHQQIPLLNNLHIERLVVLEKAKSTQIHIFSDASEKAYGACAYVRTEDSLGRIKVALLSSKSRVSPLKTQSIPKLELCGALLAAELYSKVRKSIRCPADVFFWTDSSTVLRWLLASPSIWTTFVANRVSKIQSLTENCQWNHVPGEHNPADLISRGISPEDILDNHLWWKGSSWLSTSSENWPRQQVWSSEGVEEERKRIVLVTTTVNTSFIDWYILRFSSYTVMVRRTAYWLRFLSNLRITEKERRQFGPLTTTELQGAEFRILQKVQAESFSSELKALTNGESMPRSSPLRWYNPFIAPNGILRVGGRLGQSRESEDTKHPIVLPARNMLTKLLMRHYHAKLMHAGPQLMLSTIRLRYWPLGGRNVAKAVCHQCMRCYRMKPKAIQQFMAELPAPRVAAARPFSTTGVDYFGPVYVRPGYRRTAVKAYVAVFVCFSTKATHLELVTDLSTARFIQALRRFISRRGKCANLWSDNGTNFVGARNQMKELLQNLKNKEHHDAVAKECADVGMQWNFIPPGAPHFGGLWEAAVRSAKTHLLKVLGDSAASYEDMATLLTQVECCLNSRPLTQLSDDPNDLQPLTPGHFLVGTAMQAVPSADYTQTAIGRLNLWETVQRRLQDFWKRWRTEYLVQLQGRTKWWKPPVGVKEGSLVVIRDDNLPPTRWRMARIIETHPGPDGVVRVVSLRTANGKVERPVDKICILPVATSTEEGETDRDD from the coding sequence ATGTTGGAGAAGTTCTGGGAATGCGAGGAGGTTGACTTGGGAAGTAACTACTCTCCGGAAGAGGCAAGATGCGAGGATTATTTCAAACAAACAACCCAGAGAGAATCCTCAGGTCGGTATATAGTGTCTTACCCCAAAGATGACGAAATGGTAGCCAGGTTGGGCGAGTCTAGAGTCATTGCAGAAAGAAGATTCTTGCAGTTAGAAAGGCGGCTAGCTCGGGATACAGGTCTGCGAGAGCAGTATATATTGTTTATGCAAGAGTACGAGACGTTGGGTCATATGAAATTGGTTTCCCAGGAAGAAGGTAAGGACGTCGCTCGCTGTTTTCTTCCACACCATCCAGTTGTGAAGAACGAAAGTACCACAACCAAGGTGAGGGTGGTATTTGACGCCTCGGCCAAAACTACCTCCGGCATTTCTCTGAACGATAGTTTATGTGTTGGCCCGGTCATTCAAGAGGATCTTCGTTCGATTATTTTACGCTGTCGTACTCGCCAAGTAATGTTAGTTGCCGACATAGAGAAAATGTTTCGGCAGGTTGTCATTTGCCCTCAAGACAGACACCTTCAATCTATTCTATGGCGCACCTCACCCGACGCTCTGTTGTCGACGTATGAGCTTTCGACGATTACTTATGGTACCAAACCCGCACCGTTTCTTGCGACAAGAACTTTGGTGCAACTGGCTAAGGATGAGGCAGTTCGGTTCCCGTTGGCTTCGGTTGCTATTCAAGAGGACTTTTATATGGATGATGCCATTACCGGAACCGACGATCCTGACACAGCAAGGGAGTTGAGGATTCAGCTGCAAGAGATGCTAAACTGTGGTGGTTTTAGATTACGAAAATTCGCATCCAACTGTAAAACAGTATTGGAAGGACTTGCCGAAAAGGAACTTTCGATTCAAGCAGCAGATGGAATCAGTTTGGATACCGACCCTATGGTTAAGACATTGGGATTAATTTGGATGCCCCATACGGATGTCTTTCGGTTCAAATTCCAGACAACACCACTTGTGCCGGATGACCAGCTGACAAAAAGGAAGGTTTTGTCAATAATCGCCACCCTGTTTGACCCTCTCGGGCTCATTGGAGCAGTAATTACTCGTGCCAAAATTTTCATGCAGCTGCTCTGGCGATTGGAGGATGAGAAAGGGGCCCAATTGTCCTGGGACTCACCACTGCCTACAAACGTTAGCGATGAATGGATACGATTCCACCAACAGATACCATTACTCAATAACCTTCATATTGAACGGCTCGTGGTGTTGGAGAAAGCAAAATCAACTCAAATTCACATATTTTCGGATGCGTCGGAAAAGGCCTACGGAGCTTGTGCTTACGTCAGGACCGAAGACTCGTTAGGAAGGATTAAGGTTGCCTTATTATCATCGAAATCACGAGTCTCACCGTTAAAAACACAATCTATTCCTAAATTAGAGCTATGTGGTGCTTTGTTGGCTGCGGAGTTATATTCGAAAGTGAGGAAATCCATCAGATGCCCGGCTGACGTTTTCTTTTGGACTGATTCTTCCACGGTTCTACGTTGGCTGCTTGCATCGCCCTCGATTTGGACAACCTTTGTGGCGAATCGGGTGTCCAAGATACAATCACTCACGGAGAACTGCCAGTGGAACCACGTGCCCGGCGAGCACAATCCTGCCGATCTAATTTCGAGAGGAATTTCCCCTGAAGATATCCTAGACAATCATCTTTGGTGGAAGGGCTCAAGTTGGCTATCTACGAGCTCAGAGAATTGGCCCAGACAACAAGTTTGGTCATCGGAAGGTGTTGAGGAAGAGAGGAAGCGTATCGTACTCGTGACAACTACCGTGAACACCAGCTTCATCGATTGGTACATATTACGATTTTCTAGCTATACAGTAATGGTGCGACGAACGGCATACTGGCTTCGTTTTTTGAGCAACCTACGGATAACGGAGAAGGAAAGGCGACAGTTCGGTCCTCTAACGACAACGGAACTGCAAGGGGCAGAATTTAGAATTCTACAGAAGGTTCAGGCAGAATCATTCAGCAGCGAACTCAAGGCGCTAACCAACGGAGAGAGTATGCCACGATCATCACCGTTACGTTGGTATAATCCATTCATTGCACCCAACGGTATCTTGCGGGTAGGGGGGAGGTTAGGGCAATCGAGAGAGTCTGAGGATACAAAACACCCTATCGTGCTTCCTGCAAGAAACATGCTAACTAAACTTCTCATGCGTCACTACCATGCTAAATTGATGCATGCCGGGCCACAATTAATGTTGAGTACCATTCGGCTGCGGTATTGGCCTCTTGGGGGAAGGAACGTAGCGAAAGCGGTATGTCATCAGTGCATGCGGTGCTACCGCATGAAACCAAAGGCGATACAGCAATTTATGGCGGAATTACCAGCACCCAGAGTAGCGGCAGCGAGACCCTTTTCGACGACAGGCGTCGACTATTTCGGGCCCGTTTATGTGCGACCAGGATACCGACGAACAGCAGTGAAGGCGTATGTGGCCGTGTTCGTTTGTTTCTCCACAAAGGCGACACATCTGGAGTTGGTCACGGACTTGTCGACAGCACGTTTCATCCAGGCATTACGGAGGTTCATATCACGAAGGGGCAAATGTGCTAATCTGTGGTCTGACAATGGCACCAACTTTGTGGGAGCGAGGAACCAGATGAAGGAGCTTCTACAGAATCTGAAAAACAAGGAGCATCATGATGCGGTTGCGAAAGAGTGTGCGGACGTCGGAATGCAATGGAACTTCATCCCACCCGGTGCTCCACATTTTGGGGGCCTCTGGGAGGCTGCAGTACGATCGGCGAAAACACATCTGCTGAAGGTGTTAGGAGATTCTGCGGCTTCTTACGAGGATATGGCAACACTACTTACCCAAGTGGAGTGTTGTTTGAATTCGCGGCCACTAACCCAACTTTCGGATGATCCCAACGATCTTCAACCACTGACTCCAGGACACTTCCTGGTCGGAACGGCCATGCAAGCAGTACCATCGGCGGACTACACTCAAACAGCGATAGGGAGGCTAAATCTGTGGGAGACAGTACAACGGAGACTTCAAGACTTTTGGAAACGATGGAGGACCGAATATCTGGTCCAACTACAAGGAAGAACCAAGTGGTGGAAACCTCCTGTTGGCGTGAAGGAAGGCAGTTTGGTGGTGATACGAGACGATAACCTACCACCCACACGCTGGAGGATGGCCCGAATCATCGAAACACACCCAGGTCCGGATGGTGTGGTACGAGTGGTGTCTCTACGGACGGCGAACGGGAAGGTGGAAAGACCGGTAGATAAAATCTGCATCCTACCGGTTGCAACTTCGACGGAAGAAGGAGAAACCGACCGAGACGACTGA